From a region of the Hymenobacter jejuensis genome:
- a CDS encoding rhomboid family protein has product MSIVNDIRTAFSRRDNALNQLLLINVLVFAVLILIRAIFYFTGIGLYDDILRFIALPSNPVALMYRPWTVLTYAFVHEGFLHILFNLLNLYWFGSLVREYLGDRKLVNLYILGALAGAFLFVLSYSFVPVLQHAPATIVLGASGAVMAVIVGAATLLPDYTFNLIFIGPVKIKYIALAVVLISLAGVDGGNTGGEIAHIGGAMLGFLYVRQLQRGRDLGRPVQAVGDWVGALLSGRPRLRVTHRSRPAEDTTAPRKGKLVKPEQEEIDLILDKISRSGYESLSKEEKQKLFRASQK; this is encoded by the coding sequence ATGAGTATTGTAAACGATATCCGTACTGCTTTTAGCCGCCGCGACAACGCCTTGAACCAGCTGTTGCTGATCAACGTGCTGGTGTTTGCCGTACTGATTCTCATTCGGGCGATCTTCTATTTCACCGGCATCGGTCTTTACGACGATATCCTGCGCTTCATTGCCTTGCCATCCAACCCGGTGGCCCTCATGTATCGGCCCTGGACGGTGCTCACGTATGCTTTCGTGCACGAAGGCTTTCTGCACATCCTGTTCAACCTACTGAATCTCTACTGGTTCGGCTCGTTGGTCCGCGAATACCTCGGCGACCGCAAACTCGTGAACCTGTATATCCTGGGGGCGCTAGCGGGCGCTTTTCTGTTTGTGCTGAGCTATAGCTTCGTGCCTGTACTCCAACACGCTCCCGCAACCATTGTGCTGGGCGCTTCAGGAGCCGTGATGGCTGTGATTGTGGGTGCTGCTACGCTGCTGCCCGATTACACGTTCAACCTGATTTTCATTGGGCCGGTCAAAATCAAATACATCGCGTTGGCGGTGGTGCTGATTTCGTTGGCTGGCGTGGACGGCGGCAATACAGGCGGCGAAATTGCCCATATCGGCGGCGCCATGTTGGGCTTTCTGTACGTGCGTCAATTGCAGCGTGGCCGCGATTTGGGCCGGCCTGTGCAAGCCGTCGGCGATTGGGTAGGCGCGTTGTTAAGTGGGCGTCCGCGGTTGCGCGTTACGCACCGCAGCCGCCCTGCTGAGGATACTACCGCGCCGCGCAAAGGCAAGCTCGTAAAGCCGGAGCAGGAGGAAATAGATCTGATTCTGGACAAGATTTCCCGTTCGGGCTACGAAAGCCTCTCGAAAGAGGAAAAGCAGAAACTGTTCCGGGCCAGCCAGAAGTAG
- the mdh gene encoding malate dehydrogenase: MKVTVVGAGNVGATCADVLATREIANEVVLVDIKEGFAEGKALDIWQKAPIIGYDSRTVGVTGDYSRTAGSEVVVITSGLPRKPGMSRDDLISTNAGIVKTVTEQVVKYSPNAIIIVVSNPLDVMTYQAHLTSGLPREKVFGMAGILDTARYRAFLAEALNVSPKDIQAVLMGGHGDTMVPLPRYTTVGGIPVTELIGKEQLDAIVQRTAVGGGELVKLMGTSAWYAPGAAAAQMVEAIVRDQRRVFPVCIELKGEYGIDGVYLGAPVILGKNGIERVIELQLNDDEKALLETSRGHVKEVMEALDKMSQTA; encoded by the coding sequence ATGAAAGTTACCGTAGTTGGGGCTGGCAACGTAGGCGCTACCTGTGCCGACGTACTTGCCACCCGCGAAATCGCCAACGAAGTTGTTCTGGTTGACATCAAAGAAGGCTTCGCCGAAGGCAAAGCGTTGGATATCTGGCAAAAAGCTCCGATTATCGGCTACGACTCCCGCACGGTTGGCGTCACCGGCGATTACAGCCGCACGGCTGGTTCGGAAGTAGTGGTAATCACTTCGGGCCTGCCCCGCAAGCCCGGCATGAGCCGCGACGACCTGATTTCGACCAACGCGGGCATCGTGAAAACGGTGACGGAGCAGGTAGTAAAATATTCGCCCAACGCCATCATCATCGTGGTTTCCAACCCCTTGGACGTGATGACGTATCAGGCGCACCTGACCTCGGGCCTGCCCCGCGAGAAGGTGTTTGGCATGGCTGGCATACTGGACACGGCCCGCTACCGCGCTTTCCTGGCCGAAGCCCTGAACGTGAGCCCCAAAGACATTCAGGCGGTGCTCATGGGTGGCCACGGCGACACCATGGTGCCTCTGCCCCGCTACACCACAGTAGGCGGCATTCCGGTTACCGAACTCATTGGCAAAGAGCAACTTGATGCCATCGTACAGCGCACTGCTGTAGGCGGCGGTGAGTTGGTGAAGCTGATGGGCACTTCGGCATGGTATGCACCCGGTGCAGCCGCTGCTCAGATGGTGGAAGCCATCGTGCGCGACCAGCGCCGCGTGTTCCCCGTGTGCATCGAGCTGAAAGGCGAGTACGGCATCGACGGGGTGTACCTCGGTGCTCCGGTAATCTTGGGCAAGAATGGCATCGAGCGCGTAATCGAGCTACAGCTCAACGACGACGAGAAGGCCCTGCTCGAAACTTCCCGCGGCCACGTGAAGGAAGTAATGGAAGCCTTGGACAAAATGTCGCAAACAGCGTAA
- a CDS encoding rhomboid family intramembrane serine protease produces the protein MFNLTPTVRIILFINIGVYLLQTQLGPRLDFIALFPVFSELFKPWQFLTYMFAHGGFMHILFNMFGLISFGPLLEQRWGGNRFLTFWLVCGIGAGVLYSGVRYYELKKMNESRIEFINEPSGGNFADFFRANAPEARGYEVVATALQRNAQDQGLVASATESVNAVYERSVNSPMVGASGALFGILFAFAYLFPNTELIMLFLPIPIKAKYLVFFYALFELYSGVHRTPGDNVAHFAHLGGMLIGFLLLKFWEHSRTRFY, from the coding sequence ATGTTCAATCTGACCCCAACGGTTCGCATTATTCTCTTTATCAACATTGGGGTGTACCTGCTCCAAACGCAACTCGGTCCGCGGCTCGATTTCATTGCCTTGTTTCCGGTCTTCTCGGAGTTGTTTAAGCCCTGGCAGTTTCTGACGTATATGTTTGCGCACGGCGGCTTTATGCACATCCTGTTCAACATGTTTGGCCTGATTTCCTTTGGACCCCTGTTGGAGCAACGCTGGGGCGGCAACCGGTTCCTAACCTTCTGGCTGGTTTGCGGAATTGGGGCAGGCGTGTTGTACTCTGGCGTTCGTTACTACGAACTGAAGAAGATGAACGAGTCCCGCATCGAGTTTATAAACGAACCCAGCGGCGGAAACTTTGCCGATTTCTTCAGGGCCAATGCGCCTGAGGCTCGCGGGTACGAAGTGGTGGCGACGGCCTTACAGCGCAATGCTCAGGACCAAGGACTTGTGGCTTCTGCCACTGAGAGCGTAAACGCCGTGTATGAAAGAAGCGTCAATAGCCCGATGGTGGGGGCTTCGGGGGCACTCTTCGGGATTTTATTTGCCTTCGCGTACCTCTTTCCCAACACGGAGCTGATCATGCTCTTCTTGCCGATTCCCATCAAAGCCAAGTACTTAGTGTTCTTCTACGCGTTGTTTGAGCTCTACAGTGGCGTGCACCGTACGCCGGGCGACAATGTGGCGCACTTCGCACATTTGGGCGGAATGTTGATTGGCTTTCTGCTGTTGAAATTCTGGGAGCACAGCCGCACTCGGTTTTACTAA
- the mutL gene encoding DNA mismatch repair endonuclease MutL: MADVIQLLPEYLANQIAAGEVVQRPASAVKELLENAVDAGATQVQLIIKDAGKQLVQVVDNGSGMTPTDARMSLERHATSKIRTTEDLFKIRTLGFRGEALASIAAVAQVEIRTKQREHDTGTLLLVEGSQVTSQQPVACPDGTSISVKNLFYNVPARRNFLKSNAVEMRHILDEFQHVALANPQIAFSLYQNELEVFNLPAGKLSQRIVALLGNGYKEQLAACEEVTPFLTVRGFIGKPESAKKSRGDQFFFVNNRFIRSAYLNHAVLAAYEGLLPRDTHPFYVLFLELDPKAIDINVHPTKTEIKFEDEKTVYAIVRAAVKQSLGIHNMAPSLDFEGDVNFAPIQPLRLSPNSRNPFSDDYKPDALAAAAAHAASPASKEARTSRSDAYERALPQRPTEQAKRDLEEFYRSLGQVPTPADEVPKSPSFDDPMEEEEAPNASPELPLRENNAGPGNRVVQVHQQYLLVPVKSGVMLIDQVAARERILYEQYTHALERDNSGSQTLLFPRTVTFTPSDFAVLREVTDTLQALGFRFAEFGPNTIVVEGIPADVPARDEKELFEGLIEQFQTQAGNVRFDRREQMARALARRVATSAASSRLSEVEMNALVDRLFACAVPSYTPDGRRTLVLLELSQLQDFFRKP; this comes from the coding sequence ATGGCGGACGTGATTCAGTTGCTTCCCGAATACTTAGCCAACCAGATTGCGGCGGGCGAAGTAGTGCAACGCCCGGCTTCCGCAGTCAAAGAGCTCCTCGAAAATGCCGTGGATGCGGGCGCCACCCAAGTGCAGCTCATCATCAAAGATGCCGGCAAGCAACTCGTGCAGGTCGTGGACAATGGCTCCGGAATGACACCAACGGACGCCCGCATGAGCCTGGAGCGTCACGCTACGAGCAAAATCCGAACAACGGAAGACCTATTCAAGATTCGCACCCTAGGGTTTCGGGGCGAGGCATTGGCTTCCATTGCGGCCGTGGCGCAGGTAGAAATTCGTACCAAGCAGCGCGAACACGATACGGGCACGCTGCTGCTGGTAGAGGGCTCGCAAGTGACTAGCCAGCAGCCGGTCGCGTGCCCGGACGGGACGTCGATTTCGGTCAAGAACCTGTTTTATAACGTGCCGGCGCGCCGAAATTTTCTCAAGAGCAATGCCGTTGAGATGCGGCATATTCTGGACGAGTTTCAGCATGTGGCGCTGGCTAACCCCCAGATTGCCTTCTCGTTATACCAGAATGAGCTAGAGGTATTCAACCTGCCCGCCGGCAAGCTTAGCCAGCGCATTGTGGCGCTGCTGGGAAATGGCTATAAAGAGCAATTAGCTGCCTGTGAAGAAGTTACGCCTTTCTTGACCGTGCGAGGCTTTATCGGCAAGCCCGAATCGGCCAAAAAAAGCCGTGGCGATCAGTTTTTCTTTGTCAATAACCGCTTCATCCGGTCGGCTTATCTCAACCACGCGGTGCTGGCGGCGTACGAAGGCTTGCTGCCGCGCGACACCCATCCGTTTTACGTGCTGTTTCTGGAGCTCGACCCCAAAGCGATCGACATCAACGTGCACCCGACCAAAACGGAAATCAAGTTTGAGGATGAGAAGACGGTATATGCCATCGTGCGGGCCGCGGTGAAACAGTCGTTGGGCATTCATAACATGGCGCCTTCGCTGGATTTTGAAGGTGACGTGAATTTTGCCCCGATTCAGCCGTTGCGGCTTTCGCCAAATTCCCGCAATCCATTCAGCGACGATTACAAGCCCGATGCTTTAGCCGCAGCGGCCGCGCATGCAGCTTCGCCTGCTTCGAAAGAAGCACGCACGAGCCGAAGCGATGCCTACGAGCGCGCTTTGCCCCAGCGCCCCACGGAGCAGGCCAAACGCGATCTGGAGGAATTTTACCGGTCGTTGGGCCAAGTACCAACTCCGGCAGACGAAGTCCCCAAATCGCCTTCCTTCGACGACCCGATGGAGGAAGAAGAAGCCCCCAATGCCAGTCCGGAGCTGCCATTACGGGAAAATAATGCTGGGCCGGGCAACCGCGTGGTGCAGGTGCATCAGCAGTATTTGCTAGTGCCGGTGAAGTCCGGGGTGATGCTCATCGATCAGGTAGCAGCTCGCGAACGCATTCTGTATGAGCAGTATACGCACGCTCTGGAACGCGACAACAGCGGTTCGCAGACGCTGCTATTTCCCCGAACGGTTACGTTTACGCCCTCCGATTTTGCGGTGCTGCGCGAAGTAACCGATACGCTTCAGGCACTGGGCTTCCGCTTTGCCGAGTTTGGCCCCAACACCATTGTGGTCGAAGGCATTCCGGCCGACGTGCCCGCCCGCGACGAGAAAGAGTTGTTTGAAGGCCTGATCGAACAGTTTCAAACCCAGGCCGGCAACGTGCGCTTCGACCGCCGCGAGCAGATGGCGCGGGCGCTGGCCCGGCGCGTAGCAACCAGCGCCGCGAGCAGCCGGTTGTCGGAAGTGGAAATGAATGCTTTGGTGGATCGGTTGTTTGCCTGCGCCGTGCCGAGCTACACGCCCGATGGCCGCCGGACGCTGGTCTTGCTGGAGCTTAGCCAATTGCAGGACTTCTTTCGTAAACCCTGA
- the tilS gene encoding tRNA lysidine(34) synthetase TilS: MLDRVRQFIDENQLFSPATDQLLVTVSGGMDSVVLADVLHRLGVQFAIAHCHFRLRGEEADADEQFVRKLAKKYEVPYFAEFFQTKEFAAQEGISTQMAARVLRYNWFERLRQLQQLDYIATAHHQRDAAETMLLNLTHGTGLAGLHGIRAKNGYVVRPLLSIGKEDLFEYLVEHRLVWREDSSNDSTTYQRNRLRHDVLPVLREINPNLDQTLQWTAERVGGAEEIMQHYVEETAREARREEDEVVYLSIATLQRTAALPLVLHELLRPFNFSYLVVKEIVSSFGAIAGRRFESPSHTLVKDRDQLVITAKKLTSFGTHQLMAGQRELNADGLRLTAELVEVEGFEIPRGKNITALDADRLQFPLIVRRWQEGDWFMPIGMKGKKKISDFLIDQKVPLNLKDHVRVLVSADGRIAWVIGFRPDDRYKITEETQRVLVLRKL, translated from the coding sequence ATGCTCGACCGTGTCCGTCAATTTATCGACGAAAATCAACTCTTCTCCCCTGCTACCGACCAATTGCTGGTAACCGTCAGCGGCGGCATGGACTCGGTGGTGCTGGCCGATGTGCTGCACCGCTTGGGGGTTCAATTTGCTATCGCGCACTGTCACTTTAGGTTACGAGGCGAAGAAGCCGACGCCGACGAGCAATTTGTGCGTAAGCTGGCCAAGAAATACGAAGTGCCGTATTTCGCCGAATTTTTTCAAACCAAGGAATTTGCGGCTCAGGAAGGCATCTCTACCCAAATGGCAGCACGCGTGCTGCGCTACAATTGGTTTGAGCGCCTGCGTCAGTTGCAACAGCTCGACTATATCGCCACGGCGCACCACCAGCGCGACGCCGCCGAAACCATGCTGCTCAACCTAACCCACGGCACGGGCCTGGCGGGGCTGCACGGCATCCGAGCGAAAAACGGCTATGTGGTGCGGCCATTGCTGAGCATTGGCAAGGAAGATTTGTTTGAGTACTTGGTCGAGCACCGCTTGGTATGGCGCGAAGATTCTTCCAACGACAGCACCACTTACCAGCGCAATCGCCTCCGCCACGACGTGCTGCCGGTGCTGCGCGAAATCAACCCCAACCTCGACCAGACGCTGCAATGGACTGCCGAGCGCGTGGGCGGCGCCGAGGAAATTATGCAGCATTATGTGGAGGAAACCGCCCGTGAGGCCCGCCGCGAAGAGGATGAGGTAGTTTACCTGAGCATCGCGACCCTGCAACGCACGGCTGCCCTCCCATTGGTACTCCACGAATTGCTGCGCCCTTTCAATTTCTCGTATCTTGTTGTAAAAGAGATAGTTAGCTCTTTCGGCGCAATTGCCGGTCGTCGGTTCGAATCGCCTTCGCATACTTTAGTAAAGGACCGCGACCAATTGGTCATCACGGCCAAGAAGCTCACCAGCTTTGGTACGCACCAGCTTATGGCCGGGCAACGTGAGCTGAATGCCGATGGGTTACGCCTTACCGCAGAACTAGTTGAGGTAGAAGGATTTGAGATTCCAAGAGGCAAAAACATAACAGCATTAGACGCCGATCGCCTGCAATTTCCGCTGATTGTGCGCCGCTGGCAGGAAGGCGATTGGTTTATGCCCATCGGGATGAAGGGCAAGAAAAAAATCAGCGATTTTCTGATTGATCAGAAGGTACCGCTCAACCTCAAGGACCATGTGCGAGTGCTGGTTTCGGCCGATGGGCGCATTGCCTGGGTCATCGGCTTTCGGCCCGACGACCGTTACAAGATCACGGAGGAAACGCAGCGTGTGCTGGTGCTGCGCAAACTATAG